In a single window of the Tigriopus californicus strain San Diego chromosome 2, Tcal_SD_v2.1, whole genome shotgun sequence genome:
- the LOC131877083 gene encoding uncharacterized protein LOC131877083 isoform X1: MMLSKALSIPIIVTSSATPPLPEESTDLEKVDEYDFEDDKENGPDETRAPTPLTFFTTVGIARWMARSYGYQKKKRALYVSQDKLILQKVRRATLGTIRYPYSHMDLKSPSILSEQQKSCLSQKLSGIPEEDQKIIIDWFTCSYGGHDEAYYQAYSREVIRQTKKLMGTTEIPAWF; this comes from the exons ATGATGCTCTCAAAGGCTTTGTCCATTCCAATTATTGTGACAAGTTCTGCGACACCGCCATTGCCAGAGGAGTCCACTGATTTGGAGAAAGTTGATGAGTATGATTTCGAGGACGATAAGGAAAACGGACCCGACGAAACTCGAGCCCCTACTCCATTGACCTTCTTCACCACAGTTGGAATTGCTCGATGGATGGCCCGATCTTATGgatatcaaaagaaaaagagagccttGTATGTCAGTCAGGACAAG TTGATTTTGCAGAAAGTCCGCAGAGCCACTTTGGGTACAATTCGGTATCCCTATTCCCACATGGACCTGAAGTCTCCAAGTATTCTGTCTGAGCAACAAAAGAGCTGCTTGTCTCAAAAGTTGAGCGGCATTCCAGAGGAAGACCAGAAGATCATCATTGATTGGTTCACTTGCAGCTATGGAGGCCATGACGAGGCCTACTACCAAGCCTACAGCCGAGAGGTCATTCGCCAAACCAAGAAGCTCATGGGGACAACTGAAATCCCAGCTTGGTTTTGA
- the LOC131877083 gene encoding uncharacterized protein LOC131877083 isoform X2, whose protein sequence is MMLSKALSIPIIVTSSATPPLPEESTDLEKVDEYDFEDDKENGPDETRAPTPLTFFTTVGIARWMARSYGYQKKKRALYVSQDKKVRRATLGTIRYPYSHMDLKSPSILSEQQKSCLSQKLSGIPEEDQKIIIDWFTCSYGGHDEAYYQAYSREVIRQTKKLMGTTEIPAWF, encoded by the exons ATGATGCTCTCAAAGGCTTTGTCCATTCCAATTATTGTGACAAGTTCTGCGACACCGCCATTGCCAGAGGAGTCCACTGATTTGGAGAAAGTTGATGAGTATGATTTCGAGGACGATAAGGAAAACGGACCCGACGAAACTCGAGCCCCTACTCCATTGACCTTCTTCACCACAGTTGGAATTGCTCGATGGATGGCCCGATCTTATGgatatcaaaagaaaaagagagccttGTATGTCAGTCAGGACAAG AAAGTCCGCAGAGCCACTTTGGGTACAATTCGGTATCCCTATTCCCACATGGACCTGAAGTCTCCAAGTATTCTGTCTGAGCAACAAAAGAGCTGCTTGTCTCAAAAGTTGAGCGGCATTCCAGAGGAAGACCAGAAGATCATCATTGATTGGTTCACTTGCAGCTATGGAGGCCATGACGAGGCCTACTACCAAGCCTACAGCCGAGAGGTCATTCGCCAAACCAAGAAGCTCATGGGGACAACTGAAATCCCAGCTTGGTTTTGA